The following are encoded in a window of Bacteroidales bacterium genomic DNA:
- a CDS encoding YfcC family protein: MPSKDKKKRQIPSTFVIVFFIVLISAVATWIVPSGAYDREKVVVNGIERDIVINDSYHQTESNPQSWQIFSAIYDGFIDKADIIVFILIIGASFWVINSSKALDIGIIKFLEKTKKLERYSFFRKIGVQNIIITLIMLLFSVFGAVFGMSEETIAFVIIFVPLAIKMGYDSIVGVSMCFVGAALGFAGALFNPFTIGIAQGIAQIPLFSGLEYRLFMWIVLNIVGIGYILIYANKIYKNPKHSVVYEVDEYWRNMISENKMPSEKKAGISAWISFFIILIGLLLFSIKYPVTNIQVADFSLSFPALQLLLVIFIIISVWLLLKKSVQLYILHIMLFTILILIIGVLGFGWYIKEIATLFFAMGIMGGIAASYRPNELTKHFLDGAKDIFSAALIVGLANGIIIILQEGGIIDTLLYSLSGMFSGDKYSAASGMYLVQTAINLILPSGSAKAALTMPLMAPFSDLIGLSRQASVVAFQLGDGITNMITPVSGVLLGVLSIAKIPYERWLKWAWKFILLLVIVGFLLVIPTVALDLNGF; the protein is encoded by the coding sequence ATGCCATCAAAAGATAAAAAGAAAAGACAAATACCTAGCACATTTGTAATTGTATTTTTCATAGTTCTTATTTCAGCAGTAGCAACTTGGATTGTGCCTAGCGGAGCATACGATCGCGAAAAAGTTGTTGTAAACGGAATAGAAAGAGATATAGTAATAAATGACTCGTATCATCAAACTGAATCAAATCCTCAAAGCTGGCAAATTTTTTCAGCTATATATGATGGTTTTATTGACAAAGCTGATATTATTGTTTTTATTTTAATAATTGGTGCTTCGTTTTGGGTAATAAATTCCTCAAAAGCACTTGACATCGGAATAATAAAATTTTTAGAGAAAACAAAAAAACTTGAACGTTATTCTTTCTTCCGAAAAATAGGAGTTCAAAATATCATTATAACTCTTATAATGCTTTTGTTTAGTGTATTTGGTGCTGTGTTTGGCATGAGCGAAGAAACCATTGCATTTGTTATTATTTTTGTGCCGCTAGCAATAAAAATGGGCTACGACAGCATTGTGGGAGTTAGCATGTGCTTTGTTGGAGCAGCTTTAGGCTTTGCAGGAGCCTTGTTCAATCCATTTACAATAGGCATTGCACAAGGAATAGCTCAAATACCGCTTTTCAGTGGACTTGAATACAGATTATTCATGTGGATAGTTTTAAATATAGTTGGAATTGGATACATATTAATATATGCTAATAAAATATACAAAAATCCAAAGCACTCAGTAGTTTACGAAGTTGATGAATATTGGCGAAACATGATTTCTGAAAACAAAATGCCAAGCGAAAAAAAAGCTGGAATTTCAGCATGGATTTCATTTTTTATAATATTAATCGGGCTTTTATTATTTTCAATTAAATATCCTGTTACCAATATTCAGGTTGCCGATTTTTCTCTTTCATTTCCTGCATTGCAATTACTTTTAGTAATTTTTATTATTATTTCTGTTTGGTTATTACTGAAAAAAAGTGTGCAATTATACATACTGCACATAATGCTGTTTACAATATTAATTTTAATAATCGGCGTTTTAGGATTTGGGTGGTATATAAAAGAAATAGCAACTTTATTTTTCGCTATGGGAATTATGGGAGGTATTGCTGCTAGTTATAGACCTAATGAGTTAACAAAACATTTTTTAGACGGAGCTAAAGATATTTTTTCAGCTGCACTAATTGTAGGTCTTGCAAATGGCATAATAATTATCCTGCAAGAAGGCGGAATTATAGACACGCTGTTGTATTCTTTATCTGGAATGTTTTCTGGAGATAAATATTCAGCAGCAAGCGGAATGTATTTAGTGCAAACAGCTATAAATCTCATATTACCATCTGGTTCAGCAAAAGCGGCTCTTACCATGCCATTAATGGCGCCATTTTCAGACCTTATAGGTTTATCGCGTCAAGCTTCTGTTGTGGCTTTTCAGCTTGGCGATGGCATAACAAATATGATAACACCTGTTTCTGGCGTTCTTTTAGGAGTTTTAAGCATTGCAAAAATCCCTTATGAAAGATGGCTGAAATGGGCTTGGAAATTCATCTTGCTGCTAGTTATAGTTGGTTTTCTTTTAGTAATCCCAACTGTTGCTTTAGATTTGAATGGTTTTTAA
- a CDS encoding RNA-binding transcriptional accessory protein, whose product MKSFIDIICIELGLKPNQVANTIKLLEEGATVPFIARYRKEMTDSLDEISILAIKTRLNQLAELEKRKTAVLKSIEEQGKLTPELEEKIKNAMTMPEVEDLYLPYRPKRKTRATIAIAKGLEPLAARIYEQRFFNLYEAARHFISEEKGVESEEDAIAGARDIIAEWISEDLKVRSDLRQLFIREGFVFSKLVKGKEEEGAKFENYFEFDEKLSKAPSHRILAIFRGENEGFLRVSVEPDYEKAINIIKHHIIKANNEISKEVEIALEDSYKRLLQPSLETEVRKYYKEKADKEAIDVFADNVRQLLLAPPLGQKMVLAIDPGFRTGCKVVVLDKNGNLLHNETIYPHPPESKVKEALNKIDYLVEAYKIEAIAIGNGTAGRETEAFIKRIRFNRPVIAISVNESGASIYSASDIAREEFPDYDITVRGAVSIGRRLMDPLAELVKIDPKSIGVGQYQHDVDQNMLKEKLDETVVSAVNSVGVELNTASKQLLTYVSGIGPVMAQNIVDFRRDNGSFKSRRELLKVKRLGEKIFEQAAGFLRIKDAKNPLDESAVHPESYEIVEKMARDLNSTVADLINKKELREKINPKNYITEKFGLPTINDILKELEKPGRDPREKFEIFDFDQNVRSIDDLVQGMVLPGIVTNITRFGAFVDIGVHQDGLVHISQIADRFIADPSDVLKLNQKVKVKVLEVDKIRRRINLTMRNVE is encoded by the coding sequence ATGAAATCATTTATTGACATAATTTGTATAGAATTAGGCTTAAAGCCAAATCAAGTTGCAAACACCATAAAGCTTCTTGAAGAAGGTGCAACTGTGCCTTTTATAGCTAGATATAGAAAAGAAATGACCGATTCGCTTGATGAAATCAGTATATTAGCTATAAAAACAAGGCTGAATCAATTAGCAGAACTAGAAAAACGCAAAACAGCAGTTTTAAAAAGCATTGAGGAGCAGGGGAAACTAACTCCAGAATTAGAAGAAAAAATTAAAAATGCAATGACTATGCCCGAAGTTGAAGACTTGTATTTGCCATACAGACCTAAACGCAAAACAAGGGCAACCATAGCTATTGCAAAGGGCTTAGAACCGCTTGCAGCACGAATTTACGAGCAGCGTTTTTTTAATTTATACGAAGCCGCAAGGCATTTTATTTCAGAAGAAAAAGGTGTTGAAAGCGAGGAAGACGCTATTGCCGGAGCAAGAGATATTATTGCAGAATGGATTAGCGAAGATTTAAAAGTGCGTTCAGACTTACGTCAACTTTTTATTAGAGAAGGCTTTGTTTTTTCTAAGCTTGTAAAAGGAAAAGAAGAAGAAGGTGCAAAATTTGAAAATTATTTTGAGTTTGATGAAAAACTGTCAAAAGCTCCATCGCATAGGATTTTAGCCATTTTCCGTGGAGAAAACGAAGGTTTCTTGCGTGTTTCTGTTGAGCCTGATTACGAAAAAGCAATAAACATTATTAAGCATCATATTATAAAAGCAAATAATGAAATTTCTAAAGAAGTAGAAATAGCATTGGAAGATAGTTACAAAAGATTGTTGCAGCCGTCTTTGGAAACGGAAGTAAGAAAATATTATAAAGAAAAAGCTGATAAAGAAGCGATTGATGTTTTTGCAGATAATGTTCGTCAGTTATTATTGGCACCACCATTGGGACAAAAAATGGTGTTAGCTATTGACCCAGGATTTAGAACAGGATGCAAAGTTGTGGTGCTTGATAAAAACGGCAATTTGCTGCATAATGAAACAATTTATCCTCATCCGCCAGAAAGCAAAGTAAAAGAGGCGCTTAATAAAATTGACTATTTGGTTGAGGCTTATAAAATTGAAGCTATTGCAATTGGGAATGGCACTGCAGGACGAGAGACAGAGGCGTTTATAAAACGTATTAGATTTAATAGACCTGTAATTGCTATTTCTGTAAATGAGTCTGGTGCATCTATTTACTCCGCTAGCGATATAGCACGCGAAGAGTTTCCCGATTATGATATAACCGTACGTGGAGCCGTTTCTATTGGCAGAAGGCTCATGGATCCGCTTGCTGAGTTAGTGAAAATTGACCCAAAAAGCATTGGAGTAGGGCAATATCAGCATGACGTTGACCAAAACATGCTAAAAGAAAAATTAGACGAAACAGTTGTTAGTGCTGTAAATAGTGTGGGAGTTGAGCTTAATACCGCTAGCAAGCAGCTTTTAACTTATGTTTCAGGCATAGGACCTGTTATGGCTCAAAATATCGTGGATTTTAGAAGAGATAATGGTTCTTTCAAATCTCGAAGAGAATTGCTTAAAGTAAAAAGACTTGGAGAAAAGATTTTTGAGCAAGCTGCAGGCTTTTTGCGAATTAAAGATGCTAAAAATCCGCTCGACGAATCGGCTGTCCATCCAGAAAGCTACGAAATTGTAGAAAAAATGGCTAGAGATTTGAATTCTACAGTGGCAGATTTAATCAACAAAAAAGAGCTAAGAGAAAAAATTAACCCCAAAAACTATATTACTGAAAAATTTGGATTGCCAACCATAAACGATATTTTAAAAGAGTTGGAAAAACCTGGTAGAGACCCGCGAGAAAAGTTTGAAATTTTTGATTTTGACCAAAATGTTCGTAGCATTGACGATTTAGTGCAGGGAATGGTGCTGCCTGGAATTGTTACAAACATTACTAGGTTCGGAGCTTTTGTAGATATTGGTGTTCATCAAGATGGACTTGTGCATATTAGCCAAATAGCCGACAGGTTTATTGCTGATCCTTCTGATGTGCTGAAATTAAATCAAAAAGTTAAAGTCAAAGTTCTTGAAGTTGATAAAATCAGGAGAAGGATAAATTTGACTATGCGAAATGTTGAATAA
- the xth gene encoding exodeoxyribonuclease III translates to MKVVTYNLNGIRAAVGKGFYDWIVQADADVICVQETKAQPDQIPILELEALGYKSYFYSAQKRGYSGVGIITRIQPDNVVMGMNIEKYDFEGRFIRADFGDLSIASIYHPSGTSGDERQNFKMIWLDDFLEYVQELRKSRPNLLLCGDYNIAHKEIDIHDPVGNAKSSGFLPEEREWLTKFLDHNYIDTFRFFNKEPDNYTWWSFRANSRAKNKGWRIDYIMATKSLEKNLKSAKIWPDAVHSDHCPSELIIDF, encoded by the coding sequence ATGAAAGTTGTAACTTATAATCTTAATGGCATACGTGCTGCTGTTGGCAAAGGCTTTTATGATTGGATTGTTCAAGCTGATGCTGATGTTATTTGCGTTCAGGAAACAAAGGCGCAACCTGATCAAATACCAATTTTAGAGTTGGAAGCATTAGGATATAAATCATATTTTTATAGCGCTCAAAAAAGAGGATATAGCGGAGTTGGCATTATTACTCGTATTCAGCCAGATAATGTTGTTATGGGAATGAATATTGAAAAATATGATTTTGAAGGCAGATTTATTCGTGCAGATTTTGGAGATTTAAGCATAGCGTCTATTTATCACCCTTCTGGAACATCAGGCGATGAAAGGCAGAATTTTAAAATGATTTGGCTTGATGATTTTTTGGAATATGTTCAGGAGTTAAGGAAAAGCAGACCAAACCTACTTTTGTGTGGCGATTATAATATTGCACATAAGGAAATAGACATTCACGACCCTGTTGGAAATGCAAAAAGCTCAGGATTTTTACCTGAAGAACGAGAGTGGCTGACAAAATTCCTAGATCATAACTATATTGACACATTCCGCTTTTTCAATAAAGAGCCAGATAATTATACTTGGTGGAGCTTCCGAGCTAATTCCCGCGCTAAAAATAAAGGTTGGAGAATAGATTACATTATGGCAACAAAATCCTTAGAAAAAAATCTTAAAAGTGCAAAAATTTGGCCAGATGCCGTGCATAGCGACCATTGCCCTTCAGAGTTAATAATTGATTTTTAA
- a CDS encoding four helix bundle protein, giving the protein MGKMQLNNFGYYWLDTWVLASIIQLATQEFCLRNLTRTNDPCGRQFDQMTQAARSVPANIAEGNSRHATSKETEMRLTDVARASLSELANDYINWLLQHEQVPWSVTSEEHRVVSFLPLDRPTYKNDVQHLSSLHILVQKHKFDKWLCAKNSITEANCILVLCNRLIMMLGKQLENQLQKFKQEGGFAEALTAERLAYRVEQSTQIGAPACPKCGKPMLKQVAKKGINLGKEFWSCSNYPECKGTRKIGD; this is encoded by the coding sequence ATGGGAAAAATGCAACTTAACAATTTTGGATATTATTGGTTAGATACGTGGGTACTGGCAAGTATCATTCAACTAGCCACGCAGGAATTTTGCTTGCGCAACCTCACACGCACCAACGATCCATGCGGTCGCCAATTCGACCAAATGACACAAGCAGCACGCTCTGTGCCTGCCAACATTGCCGAGGGCAACTCGCGCCACGCAACTTCTAAAGAAACCGAAATGCGTCTCACCGATGTGGCACGTGCCAGCCTCTCAGAGCTTGCCAATGACTACATTAATTGGCTGCTACAGCATGAGCAGGTGCCGTGGTCGGTAACATCAGAAGAGCACCGTGTCGTATCCTTTCTCCCACTCGACCGCCCCACCTACAAAAACGATGTGCAACACCTTAGCAGCCTTCACATACTGGTTCAAAAACACAAATTTGACAAGTGGCTTTGTGCTAAAAACTCCATAACCGAAGCCAACTGCATACTTGTGCTGTGCAACCGCCTAATAATGATGCTTGGCAAACAATTGGAAAACCAATTACAAAAATTCAAGCAAGAGGGTGGCTTTGCCGAAGCTCTAACTGCCGAGAGGCTTGCCTACCGTGTCGAGCAAAGCACTCAAATCGGCGCACCAGCGTGTCCCAAATGTGGCAAGCCAATGCTAAAGCAAGTGGCAAAAAAAGGTATCAATTTGGGAAAAGAATTTTGGAGTTGCAGTAACTATCCCGAATGCAAAGGAACAAGGAAAATAGGTGATTGA
- a CDS encoding virulence RhuM family protein has product MSNEILLYQSSELTERIEVRLENETVWLNRQQLAMLFGRDIKTIGKHINNVFNEGELVKELVVAKFATTTPHGAIKGKTQTQQVEYYNLDVIISVGYRVKSIQGTKFRIWATNVLRDYLLKGYVLNQRVNRIENTVEKLSEKVDEISFQIKSSELPTQGVFFDGQIFDAYELASKIIRSAKANIVLIDNYIDETTLTHLTKKSKDVKVLLLTKNISKQLQLDVQKANAQYGNFEIKNFTLSHDRFIIIDNVEVYHLGASLKDLGKKWFAFTKMDRLSVEGILNAIANFPKSKIQNLK; this is encoded by the coding sequence ATGAGTAATGAAATTTTATTATATCAATCTAGTGAATTAACTGAGCGAATTGAAGTGAGGTTGGAAAATGAAACGGTTTGGCTTAACCGTCAGCAGTTAGCAATGCTTTTTGGTAGGGATATAAAAACTATTGGCAAGCATATTAATAATGTTTTTAATGAAGGTGAATTGGTTAAAGAACTGGTTGTCGCAAAATTTGCGACAACCACTCCGCACGGTGCTATAAAAGGAAAAACGCAGACCCAACAAGTAGAATATTATAACCTTGATGTCATCATTTCTGTAGGTTATCGTGTTAAATCAATACAAGGTACAAAATTTAGAATTTGGGCTACCAATGTTTTAAGAGATTATTTGTTAAAAGGTTATGTTCTTAACCAAAGAGTAAATCGCATTGAAAACACGGTGGAAAAACTTTCTGAGAAAGTAGATGAGATTTCTTTTCAAATAAAATCAAGCGAATTGCCTACTCAAGGCGTGTTTTTTGACGGACAAATTTTTGATGCTTACGAATTGGCTTCAAAGATTATTCGCTCTGCAAAAGCTAATATAGTATTGATTGATAATTATATAGACGAAACTACATTGACGCATTTGACAAAGAAAAGTAAAGATGTAAAAGTTTTGCTACTTACAAAAAATATAAGCAAACAGCTACAACTCGATGTGCAGAAAGCTAATGCTCAATATGGCAATTTTGAAATAAAAAATTTCACATTAAGTCATGACCGATTTATTATAATAGACAATGTAGAAGTGTATCATTTAGGTGCTTCACTAAAAGATTTAGGCAAAAAATGGTTTGCTTTTACAAAAATGGACAGACTTTCTGTTGAAGGTATTCTTAATGCAATTGCTAATTTTCCGAAATCTAAAATCCAAAATCTGAAATAA
- a CDS encoding type III pantothenate kinase: MLLIFDIGNTNIKVALFESDTLVQQWRISTDSNRTGDEYFALINVLFKDYNLDIKLINNAVISSVVPQLVKAFVIVTQRFLNKEPLIIAPDIYHKLPVTIPPTAVNEIGTDLLCDAVQAWETYHKPCIVVDFGTALSFVSVGNNANILGVAIAPGIGTAFKSLFSNTAQLPSVPLEIPSSSLGINTTMAIQSGIMFGYKGLIEGLINQIKLDIQKQENIKSESIITIATGGLSSVLTPITKIFDKFDKQLTLNGLCTVAKYALK, encoded by the coding sequence ATGTTATTAATATTCGACATCGGCAACACAAATATTAAAGTAGCTCTATTTGAATCAGATACATTAGTGCAGCAATGGCGCATCAGTACCGATTCAAATCGCACCGGAGATGAATATTTTGCACTTATTAATGTCCTATTTAAAGATTACAACTTGGACATTAAACTTATAAACAACGCTGTAATAAGTTCGGTAGTGCCTCAGCTTGTAAAAGCTTTTGTAATTGTAACACAGCGTTTTTTAAACAAAGAACCGCTTATAATAGCCCCCGATATTTACCATAAACTGCCTGTAACTATACCTCCTACAGCCGTAAATGAAATAGGTACAGATTTGCTTTGTGATGCTGTGCAAGCATGGGAAACTTACCATAAACCATGTATTGTAGTGGATTTTGGGACAGCACTTTCTTTCGTGTCTGTAGGCAACAACGCTAATATTTTGGGTGTAGCCATAGCTCCCGGCATTGGCACGGCTTTTAAATCGCTGTTTAGCAATACGGCACAGCTGCCGTCGGTGCCGCTAGAAATTCCATCGTCAAGTTTAGGAATTAACACTACAATGGCAATTCAAAGCGGTATAATGTTTGGCTATAAAGGATTAATCGAAGGTCTCATAAATCAGATAAAATTAGATATACAGAAACAAGAAAACATCAAATCCGAAAGTATTATTACCATAGCTACAGGCGGATTAAGTAGTGTGCTAACGCCTATAACAAAAATATTCGACAAGTTTGATAAACAGCTCACTCTCAATGGATTATGTACTGTGGCAAAATATGCATTAAAATAA
- a CDS encoding peroxiredoxin, which produces MEENLNVMPRIGEKAPEFKAVTTQGEINFPSDYKGSWVILFSHPADFTPVCTSEFMTFATMEKKFNAANTKLVGLSVDGLYSHIAWLRTIKEKIEYKGMKNVEVTFPLIEDITMNVSKKYGMVMPGESSTKAVRAVFIIDPKGIVRTILYYPISTGRNFDELYRIVIALQTADEFGVATPADWVPGDEVIVPTAGSCGVAKERMESKDENTKCYDWFFCTKKLDAETITKKIIKK; this is translated from the coding sequence ATGGAAGAAAATTTGAATGTAATGCCACGTATTGGAGAAAAAGCTCCAGAATTTAAAGCCGTAACAACTCAGGGAGAAATAAATTTCCCGTCAGATTATAAAGGAAGTTGGGTAATTTTATTTAGTCACCCTGCTGATTTTACTCCAGTTTGTACATCTGAATTTATGACTTTTGCCACTATGGAGAAAAAGTTTAACGCTGCAAACACAAAATTGGTAGGACTTTCTGTTGATGGTTTGTATAGCCATATTGCATGGTTAAGAACTATAAAGGAAAAGATTGAATATAAAGGAATGAAAAATGTTGAAGTAACATTTCCTTTAATTGAGGATATTACCATGAATGTTTCTAAAAAATATGGAATGGTAATGCCCGGAGAAAGCAGCACAAAAGCAGTTCGTGCAGTTTTTATAATTGATCCAAAAGGAATTGTTAGAACAATTCTTTACTATCCTATAAGTACAGGTAGAAATTTCGATGAGTTGTATCGTATAGTTATAGCTTTACAAACCGCAGATGAGTTTGGTGTTGCTACTCCTGCTGATTGGGTGCCAGGAGACGAAGTGATTGTGCCCACAGCTGGCTCTTGTGGTGTAGCTAAAGAACGTATGGAAAGTAAAGATGAAAACACGAAATGTTACGACTGGTTTTTCTGTACTAAAAAATTAGATGCTGAAACAATTACAAAAAAAATCATAAAAAAATAA
- a CDS encoding MCE family protein: protein MFKKKEVRIAIFFILGLLLLYWGINFLKGKNVFSNDIILYAEYDNVSGLQIANPIILNGYKIGQISDITFKEGGRGQLLVKLLISEKIDIPSNSVAKIVSSDLLGSKAIQIELGNSVSLAKSNDYLQGAREADLKQEVSMQIMPLKNKAEDLLSSFDSVMVILQLIFNDDTRENLRKSIESIKNTINSLEHAAYNIDTLVSSQRNRMSNIIANIESISSNLKDNNEKIKQIFTNINDISDSLVKSNFKTTINNANESLEKFNEVMTRINQGQGSLGALINNDTLYNNIEKSSKNLNKLLEDIRLNPQRYVRFSIFDKKDKGNAYTPRED, encoded by the coding sequence GTGTTTAAGAAAAAAGAAGTAAGAATTGCAATTTTCTTTATTTTAGGATTATTGCTTTTATATTGGGGCATTAACTTTTTAAAAGGCAAAAATGTATTCTCCAACGACATAATTTTATATGCAGAATACGATAACGTAAGTGGGCTCCAAATAGCAAATCCTATAATTTTAAACGGCTATAAAATTGGGCAAATTTCAGACATAACATTTAAAGAAGGTGGAAGAGGTCAACTTTTGGTTAAGTTATTAATATCTGAAAAAATAGATATACCATCAAATTCTGTAGCAAAAATTGTAAGTAGCGATTTATTGGGCAGCAAAGCAATACAAATAGAATTAGGAAATTCTGTTTCATTAGCAAAATCTAATGATTATCTGCAAGGCGCTCGCGAAGCAGATTTAAAGCAAGAAGTAAGCATGCAAATAATGCCTCTAAAAAACAAAGCAGAAGACCTTCTTTCTTCTTTTGATAGTGTCATGGTTATTCTTCAATTAATATTTAATGATGATACTCGTGAAAATCTTAGAAAATCTATTGAGAGTATTAAAAACACTATAAACAGCCTTGAACATGCTGCATATAATATTGACACTTTGGTTTCATCGCAAAGAAATAGAATGAGCAATATAATTGCAAATATTGAGTCTATTTCTAGCAATCTTAAAGACAATAATGAAAAAATAAAGCAAATTTTTACAAACATAAATGACATTTCAGATAGTTTAGTAAAATCTAATTTTAAAACAACTATAAATAATGCTAACGAGTCTCTTGAGAAATTTAATGAAGTTATGACTCGTATTAATCAGGGTCAAGGCTCATTAGGAGCATTAATTAATAATGACACATTATATAACAATATTGAAAAATCTTCAAAAAATCTAAATAAATTATTAGAAGACATTAGATTAAATCCACAGCGATATGTGCGTTTTAGCATATTTGACAAAAAAGATAAGGGCAACGCATATACACCTAGAGAAGATTAA
- a CDS encoding N-acetylmuramoyl-L-alanine amidase: MNKLFFILFIIFMAANFKISAQNATAEKWTVTLDAGHGGHDPGALGKRSQEKNIVLDIVLRVGKYLENHNDIKVVYTRKTDVFLKLSARTNIANKAKSDLFISVHCNASKNTTPSGTEVFVMGLDRSETNLEVAMQENSVALLEENYEENYGGINPNSAEAYIAFSMYQNMYLDRSLSFAQKVMKQMNSLVGLKDRGTKQGPFFVISHTTMPSVLIEAGFISNYSDETVLMSESGKENIAYAIYKAIIAYKNETTYSSDNIVDIKKASNNQVSSQVNNETNKDNNTNSNEVIFKIQFASFKTEIPLSDKRFKDIKKVSCTKINGFFKYFCGGTNSYKEISDYLAEIQKKGYKDAFIVAYVGGKQTSIKEARKLINE; this comes from the coding sequence ATGAACAAGCTGTTTTTTATATTATTTATTATCTTCATGGCTGCTAATTTTAAAATTTCAGCTCAAAATGCTACTGCTGAAAAGTGGACAGTAACTCTTGATGCTGGTCATGGAGGACACGATCCGGGAGCATTAGGTAAACGAAGTCAAGAAAAAAATATTGTTTTAGATATTGTTTTACGCGTTGGAAAATATCTTGAAAATCATAATGACATAAAAGTAGTTTATACAAGAAAAACCGATGTATTCTTAAAACTCTCAGCAAGAACAAATATAGCAAACAAAGCAAAGTCCGACCTTTTTATTTCTGTTCATTGCAATGCATCTAAAAACACTACTCCAAGTGGCACAGAAGTTTTTGTTATGGGGCTTGATCGTTCAGAAACAAATTTAGAAGTAGCAATGCAAGAAAACTCTGTTGCTCTTTTAGAAGAAAATTATGAAGAAAACTATGGCGGCATAAATCCAAATTCTGCTGAAGCATATATCGCTTTCAGCATGTATCAAAACATGTATTTAGATAGAAGCTTGTCTTTTGCTCAAAAAGTAATGAAGCAAATGAATTCTTTAGTAGGATTAAAAGACAGGGGCACAAAGCAAGGTCCTTTTTTTGTTATTAGCCATACAACTATGCCTTCTGTTCTAATAGAAGCTGGCTTTATTTCTAATTATTCTGACGAAACCGTTCTTATGAGCGAGAGCGGCAAAGAAAACATTGCTTACGCCATTTATAAAGCCATTATTGCATATAAAAATGAAACTACTTATTCATCTGATAATATTGTTGATATAAAAAAAGCATCCAATAATCAAGTAAGTAGTCAAGTAAATAATGAAACAAATAAAGATAACAATACAAACTCCAACGAAGTAATTTTTAAAATTCAATTTGCATCTTTTAAAACAGAAATCCCGCTATCAGACAAAAGATTTAAAGACATAAAAAAAGTTTCATGTACAAAAATAAATGGTTTTTTTAAGTATTTCTGTGGAGGCACTAATTCATATAAAGAAATAAGCGATTATCTAGCTGAGATTCAAAAAAAAGGATATAAAGATGCTTTTATTGTTGCCTATGTAGGCGGCAAGCAAACGTCAATTAAAGAAGCTAGAAAATTAATAAACGAATAA